AGCGCCGCGAACTGGAGCGTTGTCTGCTGTCGGGAGAACTGCTCGCGGTGGCCACGACGAACGCGCTGGAGCTCGGCGTGGACATCGCCGGACTGGATGCGGTGGTGGTCGCAGGCTACCCGGGCACGCTGGCTTCGTTCTGGCAGCAAGCGGGCCGGGCCGGACGTGATGCCGATGGCGCCCTTGTGGTGTTCGTGGCACAGGACGACCCGCTGGACACCTACCTCGTGCATCATCCGCCCGCCGTGCTGGAGCAGCCGGTGGAGGCCACGGTGCTGGACCCGGCCAACCCGTATGTCCTGGAACCTCACCTCTCCTGCGCAGCGGCCGAACTTCCGCTCGACGGGGCGGCCCTGAACTTCTTCGGCGGGCCTCCGGCGCGGGAAGCGGTCGAGGCGCTCACCGCTTCGGGTGTACTGCGCGCTCGTGCCCACGGCTGGTACTGGACCGCACGAGAACGTCCCCACCGAACGGTGGAACTGCGTGGCACAGGTGGCGAACAGATCGCCGTGGTGGAAGGCGATTCGGGAAGAATGCTGGGCACGGTGGACCCGGATTCGGCACACGGGACCGTGCATCCCGGAGCGGTGTACCTGCACCGGGGCGAGTCCTTCGTCGTGGACGAACTCGACCTCGATGACGGCTTGGCGCTGGTGCATGCCGAAAACCCGGAGTGGAACACCTCACCTCGCGACGAGACCGATATCTCGGTGCTGCGCACGCTGGAATCCCGGCGGGTCGCGGCGGGAGTTTCGATCAATCTCGGAGAAGTGGAGGTCACGTCCCGGGTCGTCGGCTACCTTCGGCGGCTGCCCTCCGGAGAGGTGCTCGATCAGGTTCCACTGGACCTGCCCGCTCGAAAACTGGCGACTCGCGCAGTCTGGTACACCGCAAGCGACGAACTGCTTCGTGGCAGCGCGCCGGGGGGCGCCGGGCTGGAACCGGCACGCCTCCCCGGCGCGCTGCATGCCGCCGAGCACGCGGCGATCGGCCTCCTACCGCTGTTCGCAACCTGCGACCGGTGGGATATCGGCGGCGTCTCCACCGCCGTGCACGCGGACACCGGGGAGGCGACGGTGTTCGTGCACGACGGTCATCCGGGGGGCGCCGGATTCGCCGACCGCGGCTTCGCCGCGCTGTTCCCATGGTTGGTTGCGACGCGGGAAGCGATCGCTTCCTGCGCCTGCCCGGCTGGTTGCCCGTCCTGCGTTCAGTCGCCGAAGTGCGGAAACGGCAACGAACCGCTGGACAAGGCGGGGGCAGTGGCTGTCCTCGACGCCGTGCTGACCGCGTGTGAGGTGCCGGTGGAATCGGCCGGGTTGTGCGAGGGGGCACCGGATGACCGGAGCACACCGCGGCCTCGATAATTCGCCGTCGGTGACTCGCAAGTTCATCCCACCACCCGGCACATCGGGGAACCCGGGGCGCGGTGCCGATCCACTCGGATCACACGAAGTCAGCACGGGCTCATCACCTGGTTGCGACGAGGGCGGCCACATCCGGACGTTCGTGCAGACCGGCGTAGAGCGCATCCTGCACCAGGTCGAACTCGGGAAGCTGCCAGCCGCACACCTGCGGTTGGACTCTCCAATGCACGACTCCCTGGTGGAACGGAGTCGGAGGCAGCGGTATCCAGCTCCCCGGGCCGTGCAGGTGGACTTCCGGATGGGCGGCGAGTTCCGCACAGAGCCGTGGCTCACCGCGTGCCAGGAAATACCACCGTCCGGCCGGAGTCGCCACGATGGGGACCGGCATCCCCACCGCACGCAGGGCCGTCGCCGCACTGCGACCGAGTCCGGCATCGACCTCGACGGCTTCGACCACCGACCCCGTGGCGACCAGCAGGCTGTACGGCCTGCCCGACCACCACGAGGCCACCTGGTCGGGGTTGGTACCGAGTCGCTCCTGCCAATCATTGTGCACGGGCACGGGGCCATCCGTCTCGAAGCCGCTGCGACCGGCCCACCCGGAGTCCGTCGGAAAGGTTCCGGGCAGCACCGGCCAGCCCCGTGACGCGAGGCCGATGGCCTGCGCCCGCAACTCGATCCGGAAGGCGCTGCGCCAACCCTTCTCCGACCAATCCATGAACTTCGCCTCCTTGTCTCGAACCGAGCACGAACGAACGAAACCGCTCCGGCTCCCGCGCATCGCGCTCGTACCACTACGAAACGTCAAGAGGGGTGATCCAGTACACCCCCGTGTAGACGACCGGTCGATCCGAGGCGATGAGTGTCGACGAACGGACAGGACCACCGAAGAAACGACATGACGAGCGGTCATCCACCGACGCCCGGTACCGGACCGAGAACAGCAGGCTCACTGCCGAACCGGTCCCGCTCGCGCCCGAGCACTGACCGGATCGAAGCCGGACAACAGGCCGGGCACCTCGATACGGACCCGCACGCGTGCATCCCGGTCGGCCAACCGGCACGACACCATCGTCGTGCGCATCCCCTCGGCCACCCATCGCGCCCTCGCACAGGCGAACTCGGTGCCTCCGACCGCGTGTGCCGCCGCAGCCAGCGCCGCCAGATCCGCTGCTCCCTCCGCACGGTGCCGGGTGATCACCGCAGCTCCCAGTTGGAGCCCCAACCAGAGCACCGTCAACAACCCCATCGACACGATCGCGGCGAAGACGGTCGCCGCACCCCCGTCCCGATCGGTGCACATGCTGCCGTCGCCCGCCCGCTGACCGCTCATCGCGGTACCGCCCGTGCGTTGTGCCCCTCGGGAGGTACCGCGGGCTCCGCGGAGGAAGCCGGGGCCGTCGCCCGGCCCGGTTCCATGACGGCGAAGGCGCGCCCGGTCAGCCATTGCTCGGGTAACAGGCCTCCGGCAGGTCGTACGGTGACTCTGGTGGTGATCTCATCACCCCGCACTGTCACGTGCACCCGCGCACCATCGGGTGCGATCCGGCGCGCCACCTCCCTAGCCCTGTCCCGCTCACCCCGGGCAACGAGCCGAGCAGCTTCGATCGCGGCATCCGTACATCGCAGCTGTCCGATCAGCACGCTCATTCCGGCCAGAGCCAGCGCGAACGCGGCCACGATCGAGCAGACACCCAGGGCCGCCTCGACGGTCACCGTTCCCGAATCCCGGCACGTCGCGCCGCACGCCCGGTGAGCTGCCTTCCGGCGAGCATCCCGTCGGTGAGCACCCCTTCGGCGAGCCGTCTTCCGATGAAGCACATGTACGGTCACCGGAGACCACTCTCGAGAGCCCGCTGGATCAACGAGGTGAGCGCCTCCGTTACCGCATCACCGGTCAGCACCGTGTAGAGCAGTGCGGCGAAGGCCGCCGCCGCAAGCGTGCCGATGGCGTACTCCGCAGTGCTCATCCCGTCATCACCGTGCAGCAGCGCCCGCAGCTTGCTCAGCCTCCGACCGGACGGCCTCGATTTCAACGGAGCAGGTCGCAACAGGGTTTCCGGGACACTCTTCCGTATCTCCATGTCGATCTCCTTTCTTGGTTTCCTCTCGGGAAAATCAACTGTCGTTCTCCGCTGCCGTGGCACGAGCTACATCAGTCGATCGAGCATTCCCACCACCACGGGAGCCACCCCGAGACACAGGAATGCCGGAAGGAAGCACAGACCGAGCGGGGCGGAAACCCACACGGCTGCCCGCTGGGCGCGCGCCTGCGCGTGCTCGTCCATCGACGCCCGCGCCTGCGCGGCGATACCTTCCGCGACTCCGGCCAGCCCGCTTCCCGTGCGCGCTGCCCGCCGGGCCGACCGGGCGAGTTCGACCGTGTCCGGGTGTCGCATCGCGCGCTCCCAGGCCGACACCGGATCCGCCCCCAGAGCGAGGCACTCAGCCACCTCCAGCAATGCCGCTTCGGCACCGCCGGTGAACTCGGCCGCCACGGCACGCACCGTGGCGGGAATCGGCAGACCCGCACGAAGCCCGGCAGCCAACAGATCCCATCCCGATGCCAATCTCAGTGGATCGGTGCTGCCGTGAGCACGTCGCTTCAGCAAGCGATGGCACAGCCATCCGGTGGCCGGGGTGACCACCACGGCCACCGGCCACCCGACGAGGCAGGTGAGTACACCCGCAATCGGAATCGCCACAGCAGCCGAGGTCACCAGGGGCCGCTTCCCCACGTGGTGTGGCAGTTCCCCGCTGAAGCAGCGGAGGAGCCGATACCGATTCGACTGCCGAGACCTACCCGGCCTTACCCGACCGGTGGATACGGTCTGCAGCCTCGACACGGCCGAAGGCGCGGGAACGAGGAGCAATCCGCCTGCGAGCAGCAGTGCGGACCACATGACCATCACGACTGCACCACCGACTCGGTCAGTCGGACGGTCCACAGCACGCCCGTACACAGCAGCGCGGTGCCTGCCATCAGCAGGCCTTGACCGACCGGGCCGCCGGTGAGCACCGCGACCGGACCGGCTCCGGCCATCTCGCCCAGCACGATTCCGAGAACCGGCAGTCCCGCCAACACCAGTGCCGTGGCCCGGGGACCCGCCATCTTTGCCTCGACGTCGCGCATGAACGCGGCACGGTGTTCGAGATCCCGCCGGACCGCATCAAGCAGATCCGCCAGCGCGACGCCGTGGCGTTCGGCCAGCATCCAGCAGCGCGCCAGCCGCCCGACGGGCTCGCGTAGTTCCGCCGTTACTTCGTGACTACCGGACAACGTGCTTGCCACGTCACCGCCGAGCCGAGCTGCCGCGGCCATGTCACCGAAGATCCCCGCCACTCGGAAGGCGGAATCGGCAGCGGCGCCCTCGGCGGCTACCGCCGGATGCGCGCCCGCCCGGAGTTCGGCGACCAGCAGCCGGACTCCCGTCGCCAGCTCGGTACACCGGCTCAGCCGACGACGGAAATCGCTGCGCGAGCGTCGATACCTCCTCGCCAGTACCGCCAGTGCCGTTCCCGCACAGAGCCCACCGACACCGGCGACCAGGACACCAGCCACTGCCGCGACCGGAACGGAGGCAATTTCGGCCTTGTCCCTCCCCCGTGGCCATCGAGTACTTCTGTGCTCTCGCCTGCCCGGTTCTTCCCTGCCCGGCAGGCGGTTGGCAGCGCGAAGGTTCGGCCAGCACAGCAACGAGGCCGCGAGCACGATCAGCGACTCCGAGGCCCCGAAGAGGGACTGCGGTGTCAGCACGGCACGACACCCCCTTCGGCGCCGAGCAGCTCGGCGAGTTGCTCGGCCCCCGGTCCCCAACCGGCGTCGTCATCCCAGGCGGGCAGTACACGAACCCGGTCACCATCGCGCCGCAGAACACCGATCCCCGCGAGATGCCGACTGCGGACCGCACTGCGACGAACGTGCAGCACCACTTGGATGGCAGCCGCCAACTGGCTGTGCAGTGCTGCCCGCCCGAGCCCACCGAGCGCGGCGAGTGCCTCCATCCGTGCCGGAACCTCCGACGGCGAGTTCGCGTGCACGGTGCCACTTCCCCCGTCGTGTCCGGTATTGAGCGCGGCCAGCAATTCACACACCTCGGAGCCGCGAACCTCACCGACGACGAGCCGGTCCGGACGCATCCGCAGTGCTTGCCGGACCAGGTCCTGGATCCGGATCTCGCCGGCACCCTCGATATTCGGAGGTCGAGTGACCAGCCGGACCACGTGCGGATGCTCGGGATGCAGCTCGCCTGCCTCCTCCACGCACACGATCCGCTCGGACGGTGCCGTTTCGCCCAGCATGCCTGCGAGCAGCGTCGTCTTTCCCGCGCCCGTTCCGCCGGTGATCAAAAACGCCAGCCTGGCCGTGATGATCGAGCGCAACACCGCTGCCGTGGGCGCGTCGAAGGTGCCCACCCGTTCGAGTGTGTGCAGGTCGTGCACCGCAGGCCGCAGGACTCGAAGCGAGATGCAGGTCCCGCCGGCTGCCACCGGGGAAAGGATGGCGTGCAACCGCACCGCACCGGAGGCACCGATTTGCGGCAGCCATGCGTCCACCCACGGGTGCGCATCATCGAGGCGGCGTCCGGCGGTAAGCGCGAGGCGCTGAGCGAGCCTGCGCACGGCATCCTCATCGGTGAACGTGACCTGTGCGTGCCGCAGGCCGTCACCGTGGTCCACCCACACCTCCTCGGGGCCGGTCACCAGCACGTCGGTCACCCCGGGATCACGCAGCAGGGGCTCGAGAACCCCTGCTCCGAGGAACTCCTGCTGCAGCATCCGAAGGGCCGTCAGAACATCGGCATCACCGACCAGTCCGCCGGCTTCCTCGCGGACGGCGGTGGCAACCGCGGCCGAGGTCACCGCAGTACCACTGGAGATCAGTCGGGACCGCACCCGCTCGACGAGATCCGTGCTCATGGCGCACCGACCGGCGCGGAACTCGCCTCCGGAATCGCGGTGTCGGCATCCGCGCTGTCCAGTGCCGCCAGCAGCTCGTGCGCCGTGCGGGCCAGCGGACCACGCACTGCCGCCCGTCCGGAGCACAACCCGGCACGGTCCATGACCGCAGGCAGTCCTGCCTGCGGACGCATCGCGGTGAGGACGTCGATACCGACGGCACGCGCCACATCGGCCACTTTGAGCCCACCGGGCGCCGGCCCCCGCACGACCGCTTGGATCGGTCCGGCGCGATCGCGGATTCCGGCCACGAGCCGAGCCGCCGCCGCACAGGCTCGAACTTCGGCGGGGACGACCACGATGGTCAGGTCCGCTTGCTGGAGAACGACGCTGGTGGCCTCCTCGTGGAATCTCGGCAGGTCACAAACGACCGTTTCCCCGGCTCGCCTGCCTGCGTCGAGCACCGCCCGTACCGATGGAGGAGTCATCCCCGTCCCGGCTCCCTCGCGATCACAGGACAGCAGGGTCAGCGCCCCCGAGCCGATCGTGCGCTCGGGCAGGGCTTCGTGCAGAGCACTCGCCGCAACCCTGCCGCCGCTGACGGTCAGCCCCGACCAGCGCAGCCCCGCGGTGGTTTCGGCACCGACCGCGAGATCCAGTCCGCCACCCAGCGGGTCGCAGTCCAGCAACATGCACCGGTCCCCTCGCCGAGCAACGGTCAGCGCCGTGGCAGTGGCGAGTACGGAGGCACCCGCTCCACCGCAGCCACCGGTCACGGCGAGCACGCGACCCGATCGGGGTGCCGGGGTTTCCCGTGTCTCGGAGAGCAGATCGACCAACCGAGTCTCGTCGTCGGGGAGCTCGATCGCCTGCTCGGCTCCCGCCTCGAAGGCCGCACGCCAGAAGCCGGGTGGGGGCTTGGTGCCGATCACCACCACACCGGGCCTTCGCGGCAATCCCTTCGCAGAACACGCCGTCAACGCGGCTTCGTCGAGCAGCACCAGCGGAGCCCAGCGCCACTGCTCACCGGCATCGTCCGGATCGTTGATGCGACGGAGTTCGCAACCGGCCACGGCGGCAAGGCGGCACACCTCCTCCGCCAAATCGTCCTCGGTGGTGACGAGCAACAGAAACTTCGTAGACATGACGTGGCTCCTTCCTCGAACGGCCGAAGGTGGATCCGAATTCGCTCGAGATCCACACTGGCTCGCGCGGAGCACCACGCCAACACTCTTGTGGCGAGCCTGTGGACAACTCGCGTATCTGTGGATAACCAATCCTGTGGGCAGCCGAGGAAAAGAAGCTGCGCCGTTATGCCCGCTCCCCCGTGACCGTTCCGGTTTCGGCCGGGTCGATATCGACACCCAAAAACACAAATAGAACTCATGTTCTGATGGGAGAAGCCGAGAGACCCGGAGAGATACATCGAGCGAATTTCGGCCGTGCAGAGATCACCGGCCACGAGGAGAAGGCGACCCCCGCCAGGGGGGAGGGACGGGGGTCGCCGACGGTTCAGCTCCGGGGGGTCGAGCTGAACCCGTCCGGGCTACCGGACGCCCCCACACTCTAGCCCGTACCCACAGAGCGATGCTTGCCATCCATGCAAGGAAACAAGCATCTTTCGAATAACACTCGCCCGGACCAATCCTTGCGCATTCGGGTGAGTTCACGACCCCCGGACTGATTTC
This Haloactinomyces albus DNA region includes the following protein-coding sequences:
- a CDS encoding DEAD/DEAH box helicase; the encoded protein is MTRKAETHRTQDDGQRLLDRVLAGVPTGESPLRHVEHLPERPARHAPWPEWAADEVVVALRTRGAPLPWTHQAEGAESIWAGTNTVIATGTASGKSLAYQLPVLSRLHTDDRATALYLSPTKALGADQLRAVTELGLDGIRAASYDGDTPKAERDWVRAHARWIFTNPDMLHHGILPQHSRWARFFRRLHYVVIDECHTYRGVFGSHVALLLRRLRRMAHHYGVDPVFVLASATVSDPGALGRNLTGVQCRAITDDGSPRGGRTIALWEPPLLHESSGENGAPVRRSAGTEAARIMADLVIENARTLAFIRSRRGVEVAALTARRTLSDVDAALPGKIAAYRGGYLPEERRELERCLLSGELLAVATTNALELGVDIAGLDAVVVAGYPGTLASFWQQAGRAGRDADGALVVFVAQDDPLDTYLVHHPPAVLEQPVEATVLDPANPYVLEPHLSCAAAELPLDGAALNFFGGPPAREAVEALTASGVLRARAHGWYWTARERPHRTVELRGTGGEQIAVVEGDSGRMLGTVDPDSAHGTVHPGAVYLHRGESFVVDELDLDDGLALVHAENPEWNTSPRDETDISVLRTLESRRVAAGVSINLGEVEVTSRVVGYLRRLPSGEVLDQVPLDLPARKLATRAVWYTASDELLRGSAPGGAGLEPARLPGALHAAEHAAIGLLPLFATCDRWDIGGVSTAVHADTGEATVFVHDGHPGGAGFADRGFAALFPWLVATREAIASCACPAGCPSCVQSPKCGNGNEPLDKAGAVAVLDAVLTACEVPVESAGLCEGAPDDRSTPRPR
- a CDS encoding bifunctional DNA primase/polymerase, which translates into the protein MDWSEKGWRSAFRIELRAQAIGLASRGWPVLPGTFPTDSGWAGRSGFETDGPVPVHNDWQERLGTNPDQVASWWSGRPYSLLVATGSVVEAVEVDAGLGRSAATALRAVGMPVPIVATPAGRWYFLARGEPRLCAELAAHPEVHLHGPGSWIPLPPTPFHQGVVHWRVQPQVCGWQLPEFDLVQDALYAGLHERPDVAALVATR
- a CDS encoding Rv3654c family TadE-like protein, producing MSGQRAGDGSMCTDRDGGAATVFAAIVSMGLLTVLWLGLQLGAAVITRHRAEGAADLAALAAAAHAVGGTEFACARARWVAEGMRTTMVSCRLADRDARVRVRIEVPGLLSGFDPVSARARAGPVRQ
- a CDS encoding TadE family type IV pilus minor pilin yields the protein MTVEAALGVCSIVAAFALALAGMSVLIGQLRCTDAAIEAARLVARGERDRAREVARRIAPDGARVHVTVRGDEITTRVTVRPAGGLLPEQWLTGRAFAVMEPGRATAPASSAEPAVPPEGHNARAVPR
- a CDS encoding DUF4244 domain-containing protein; the encoded protein is MEIRKSVPETLLRPAPLKSRPSGRRLSKLRALLHGDDGMSTAEYAIGTLAAAAFAALLYTVLTGDAVTEALTSLIQRALESGLR
- a CDS encoding type II secretion system F family protein, whose protein sequence is MGKRPLVTSAAVAIPIAGVLTCLVGWPVAVVVTPATGWLCHRLLKRRAHGSTDPLRLASGWDLLAAGLRAGLPIPATVRAVAAEFTGGAEAALLEVAECLALGADPVSAWERAMRHPDTVELARSARRAARTGSGLAGVAEGIAAQARASMDEHAQARAQRAAVWVSAPLGLCFLPAFLCLGVAPVVVGMLDRLM
- a CDS encoding type II secretion system F family protein yields the protein MLTPQSLFGASESLIVLAASLLCWPNLRAANRLPGREEPGRREHRSTRWPRGRDKAEIASVPVAAVAGVLVAGVGGLCAGTALAVLARRYRRSRSDFRRRLSRCTELATGVRLLVAELRAGAHPAVAAEGAAADSAFRVAGIFGDMAAAARLGGDVASTLSGSHEVTAELREPVGRLARCWMLAERHGVALADLLDAVRRDLEHRAAFMRDVEAKMAGPRATALVLAGLPVLGIVLGEMAGAGPVAVLTGGPVGQGLLMAGTALLCTGVLWTVRLTESVVQS
- a CDS encoding TadA family conjugal transfer-associated ATPase; amino-acid sequence: MSTDLVERVRSRLISSGTAVTSAAVATAVREEAGGLVGDADVLTALRMLQQEFLGAGVLEPLLRDPGVTDVLVTGPEEVWVDHGDGLRHAQVTFTDEDAVRRLAQRLALTAGRRLDDAHPWVDAWLPQIGASGAVRLHAILSPVAAGGTCISLRVLRPAVHDLHTLERVGTFDAPTAAVLRSIITARLAFLITGGTGAGKTTLLAGMLGETAPSERIVCVEEAGELHPEHPHVVRLVTRPPNIEGAGEIRIQDLVRQALRMRPDRLVVGEVRGSEVCELLAALNTGHDGGSGTVHANSPSEVPARMEALAALGGLGRAALHSQLAAAIQVVLHVRRSAVRSRHLAGIGVLRRDGDRVRVLPAWDDDAGWGPGAEQLAELLGAEGGVVPC
- the ssd gene encoding septum site-determining protein Ssd, which translates into the protein MSTKFLLLVTTEDDLAEEVCRLAAVAGCELRRINDPDDAGEQWRWAPLVLLDEAALTACSAKGLPRRPGVVVIGTKPPPGFWRAAFEAGAEQAIELPDDETRLVDLLSETRETPAPRSGRVLAVTGGCGGAGASVLATATALTVARRGDRCMLLDCDPLGGGLDLAVGAETTAGLRWSGLTVSGGRVAASALHEALPERTIGSGALTLLSCDREGAGTGMTPPSVRAVLDAGRRAGETVVCDLPRFHEEATSVVLQQADLTIVVVPAEVRACAAAARLVAGIRDRAGPIQAVVRGPAPGGLKVADVARAVGIDVLTAMRPQAGLPAVMDRAGLCSGRAAVRGPLARTAHELLAALDSADADTAIPEASSAPVGAP